A window of uncultured Methanoregula sp. genomic DNA:
AGAGAAACTGTACTTATGCTGGGCATTGTTAAAGAATAATCAAAATACAAAAAACGGGTTAAAATCGAAAAATTCCATGTAAGATATATCCACCAACCAATCATTACAGTAGTGAAGATAATTGGAACTAATAGGGAGATATTACTCTCACTTTTTGAGTGTAAATATTGATATAATTTAATCGATCCCCAGATCGTAAAGAGAAAAAATGCCATGCAAGTTGCAATTAATGCATGAGTTAATATAATTAATATCATCATTAATATTAATAAACTCACTAATATTATTTTATACGTATTTTTAATTCGCGTGAAAATCAAATATAGTGCAATAGCAATAAACACAAATCCAAATCCGCTTGGAATAGACCAGTATGTCATGCGAATATGTAGATCTAAAATAATTATCAAGAGTGCTGATAACAATCCGAAATGAATATTTTTAAAAAAATGTTTGACTATTAAAAATATGAAAATAGCATCGCATGCGATCTGTAAAAAACAAACTGAAAATATTGCTGAAAATTTATATGGTAGCGCTGTCACTATTGAAGTCACAGCGATTATTAAATGAAATATCGGTAAATTAGAATACATTTGGTCTTTTAGAATAAAATTATCATTAATAATCTTTCCAGTAAAAATTTCATGATACCATGGATCAATCCCAATCAAACCAGGAGCAATTAATGATTGTGTCCAATATACATTCATACCTAAAAAAATAATCTGAATGAGGATTAAACTTGTATAACGCCGTTCTGCGGAAAGAATTTCACATGCAATCACTCCGGACATAAGAGCTAAAAAAATAAAATAGATCAGTGGTCGTTCATAAAGATTGATCCGGAATTGAAAAGCAAGGATGCTTAATGTATATAATAAGAAGTAACAAATTGCCCAAAATTTTACCCGTTTTTTTGATTCTGGAATATTGATGTTGAATGGGATTGAATGAACAGTATTCCGCATAATCAGCCATAGGGATGATGAAAAAAATATTAGAATCCCAAGAACTGGAGCTAACATTTTTCCACTCATTCCACCCCAGATGATTAGAATAAGCGAAAAAAATATTCCAAAAAATGCCAGTAATTTGTCAAATTCATATGATGACAAAGAGCGAATATGCATAATTTTAGATCTTATCAATTAGATGTTTCCATCGAAGAAATATTTTCTCAAACGTATATTCTTTTTCTACGAATAGCCTCCCCGCTTCAGAAATTTGTTCTAATTTATTAGAATCTAATGCTCTAATTACATTTTCTGAAATACAATCCGGCGAATTATTTTTCATAATAAACCCCGTTTCATTATCATAAAGAACTTCAGGTATCGCTCCAACGGGTGTTGCAAGGACTGGCGTTCCACATGCCATCGCTTCCAACATAATGTTTGGTAGGCCTTCGGTGTATGAAGGTAAGATAAGAAGTCTTAGTTGTTTTAATTTTTTTGGCAGGTCATCATGGGGGATCCAGTCTGCAAGGTCGACGTGATCTAACATTTTTGTTTCCACTATTTTTTCTTCTATTGCCTTTTTTAATTGCCCGTCACCTCCAATAAAAAAGTGAAGATTATTTTGATTACAAAGAATATCCGGCAGGGCAGAAACGAAATGTTGGATACCTTTTTCGGGGCTTAGGCGACCGACATAACCAATTAAATTAGGGCGACTGGACAATGGAGTGTCAAAAGTAAATTTATTAAAATCGATAAAATGCCGAGGGGCAATTAGAATTTTGTGGTGATATGATTCGAAATGCCAATCAGAA
This region includes:
- a CDS encoding glycosyltransferase family 4 protein, which gives rise to MMLHKDNKIKIGIITPPIALASITPLSNLIDILSPLSNSLFLITGNAGYAHFKNDPRLCLVGINHNSEKKIMLRIVKFFLLQIRMSFVLMKNIRKYDFWIFFLGGQELVLPMIIIKLFRKKGILLFSGSSTHAQYHDKSVAFIRILTTIDCILCNKIILYSKCLISDWHFESYHHKILIAPRHFIDFNKFTFDTPLSSRPNLIGYVGRLSPEKGIQHFVSALPDILCNQNNLHFFIGGDGQLKKAIEEKIVETKMLDHVDLADWIPHDDLPKKLKQLRLLILPSYTEGLPNIMLEAMACGTPVLATPVGAIPEVLYDNETGFIMKNNSPDCISENVIRALDSNKLEQISEAGRLFVEKEYTFEKIFLRWKHLIDKI